The nucleotide window aaggcgtagaatccattttttagtacatatgcacttagcaatcgataccaagttgcgtaaaaatatgaactatacatatttatgctaattaaccgttttgagattattggagttgtcatatagccataacgacagtgtatttggaaaaatttcacaatcttatattaaggtgtagaatccattttttagtacatatgtactaaacaatctataccaagtttcgtaaagatatgaactagacatatttatgctaattaacagttttgagtttattggagttgtcatatagccataacgacagtgcattaggaaaaatttcgcaatcttatattaaggtgtagaatcgattttttagtacatatgcactaagtaaccgataccaagttgcgtaaaaatatgaactttacaaatttatactaattagctgttttgagtttattggagttgtcatatagtcatagcgacagtgaatttggaaaaatttcacaatcttatattaaggtgtagaatcgatttttagtacatatgcactaagtagccgataccaagttgcgtaaaaatatgaactatacatatttatgctaattagccgttttgaggttattggagttgtcatatagccataacgacagtgcattaggaaaaatttcacaatcttatattaaggtgtagaatccattttttagtacatatgcactaagcaatctataccaagctgcgtaaaaatatgaactttacatgtttatgttaattagcctttttgaagttattggagttgtcatatagccataacgacagtgtatttggaaaaatttcacaatcttatattaaggtgtagaatcgattttgtagtacatttgcactaagcaatcgataccaagtttgcgtaaaaatatgaactatacatatttatgctaattaccctccttgaggttattggagttgtcatatagccgtaatgaaaaggtatttggaaaaaattaacaatcttatatttattaaggcgtagaatcgattctTTActgcatatgcactaagcaatcgataccaagttgcgtaaaaatatgaactatacatatttatgctaattaggtgttttgaggttattggagatgtcatatagccataacgacagtgtatttggaaaaatttcacaatcttatattaaggtgtagaatccattttttagtacatatacattaagcagtcgataccaagttgcgtaaaaatatgaactatacatatatatgctaattagccgttttaaggtttttggagttgtcatatagccataacgacagtgtatttggaaaaatttcacaatcttatattaaggtgtagaatccattttttagtacatgtacattaagcaatcgataccaagttgcgtaaaaatatgaactatacatatttatgctaattaaccgttttgaggttattggagatgtcatatagctataacgacagtgtatttggaaaaatttcacaatcttatattaaggtgtagaatcgattttttagtccatatgcactaaaaaatctataccaagctgcgtaaaaatatgaactatacatatttatgctaattaacccttttgaggttattggagttgtcatatagccataacgacagtgtatttggaaaaatttcacaattgtatattaaagtgtagaatcgattttttagtccatatgcactaaacaatctataccaagctgcgtaaaaatatgaactatacatatttatgctaattaaccgttttgagattattggagttgtcatatagccataacgacagtgtatttggaaaaatttcacaattgtATAGTAAggcgttttgagattattggagttgtcatatagccataacgacagtgttttggaaaaatttcacaatcttatattaaggtgtagaatcgattttttagcacacatgcactaagtaaccgataccaagttgcgtaaaaatatgaactttacaaatttatactaattagctgttttgagtttattggagttgtcatatagtcatagcgacagtgaatttggaaaaatttcacaatcttatattaaggtgtagaatcgagtttttagtacatatgcactaagtagccgataccaagttgcgtaaaaatatgaactatacatatttatgctaattacccgttttgaggttattgcagttgtcatatagccataacgacagtgcattaggaaaaatttcacaatcttatattaaggagtagaatccattttttaagaacATATGCCCTAAGCAATCTATActgagttgcgtaaaaatatgaactttacatgtttatgttatttagcctttttgaagtttttggagttgtcatatagccataacgacagtgtatttggaaaaatttcacaatcttatattaaggtgtagaatcgattttgtagtacatatgcactaagcaatcgataccaagttgcgtaaaaatatgaactatacatatttatgctaataagcctctttgaagttattggagttgccacataaccataatgacagtgaatttggaaaaatttcacaatcttatattaaggtgcagaatcgattttttagtgcatatgcactaagcaatcgataccaagttgcgtaaaaatatgaactatacatatttatgctaattaggtgttttgaggttattggagatgtcatatagccataacgacagtgcattaggaaaaatttcgcaatcttatattaaggtgtagaatccattttttagtacatatacattaagcaatctataccaagttgcgtaaaaatatgaactatacatatttatgctaattatccgttttaaggtttttggagttgtcatatagaaataacgacagtgtatttggaaaaatttcataatcttatattaaggtgtagaatccattttttagtacatatacattaagcaatcgataccaagttgcgtaaaaatatgaactatacatatatatgctaattaaccgttttgaggttattggagatgtcatatagctataacgacagtgtatttggaaaaaattcacaatcttatattaaggcgtagaatcgattttgtagtacatatgcactaagtaaccgataccaagttgtgaaaaaatatgaactatacatatttatgctaattaaccgttttgaggttattggagttatcatatagccgtaacgacagtgtatttggaaaaatttcacaatcttatattaaggcggagaatcgatatttaatacgcatgcactaagcaatcgataccaagttgcgtgaaaatatgaaatatacatatttatgctaattaacccttttgaggttattggagatgtcatatagccataacgacagtgcatttggaaaaatttcgcaatcttatattacggtgtagaatcgattttttagtacatatacattaaacactcgataccaagttgcgtaaaaatatcaactatatatatttattctaattaaccgttttgaggttattggagttatcatatagccgtaacgacagtgtatttggaaaaatttcacaatcttatattaaggcggagaatcgattttgtagtacatatgcactaagcaatcggtaccaagttgcgtgaaaatatgaaatatacatatttatgctaattaaccgttttgaggttattggagatgtcatatagccgtaacgacagttcatttggataaatttcacaatcttatattaaggcgtagaatccatttttagtacatatgcacttagcaatcgataccaagttgcgtaaaaatatgaactatatacatttatgctaattaaccgttttgagattattggagttgtcatatagccataacgacagtgtatttggaaaaatttcacaatcttatattaaggtgtagaatcgattttttagtacatatgcactaagtaaccgataccaagttgcgtaaaaatatgaactttacaaatttatactaattagctgttttgagtttattggagttgtcatatagtcatagcgacagtgaatttggaaaaatttcacaatcttatattaaggtgtagaatcgagtttttagtacatatgcactaagtagccgataccaagttgcgtaaaaatatgaactatacatatttatgctaattacccgttttgaggttattggagatgtcatatagccgtaacgatagtgtatttggaaaaatttcacaatcttatattaaggtgtagaatccattttttagcacacatacattaagcactcgataccaagttgcgtaaaaatatgaactatacatatttatgctaatttacccttttgaggttattggagttgtcatatagccataacggcagtgtatttgaaaaaatttcacaatcttatattaaggtgtagaatccattttttagtacatatgcactaagcaatcgataccaagttgcgtgaaaatatgaactatacatatttatgataattaaccgtttcgaggttattggagttgtcatatagccataacgacagtgtatttggaaaaatttcacaattttatattaaggtgtagaatcgattttttagtccatatgcactaagcaatcaataccaagttgcgtaaaaatatgaactatacatatttatgctaattaggtgttttcaggttattggagatgtcatatagccataacgacagtgcattaggaaaaattacacaatcttatattaaggtgtagaatccattttttagtacatatacattaagcaatcgataccaaggtgcgtgaaaatatgaactatacatatttatgataattaaccgtttcgaggttattggagttgtcatatagccataacgacagtgtatttggaaaaatttcacaatcttatattaaggtgtagaatccattttttagtacatatacattaagcactcgataccaagttgcgtaaaaattcgaactatatatatttatgcttattagccgttttgaggttattggagttgtcatatagccgtaacgacagtgtatttggaaaaatttcacaatcttttattaaggtgtagaaccgtttttttagtacatattcattacgcactcgataccaagttgcgtaaaaatatgaactatacatatttatgctaataagcctctttgaagttattggagttgccacataaccttaatgacagtgaatttggaaaaatttcacaatcttatattaaggtttagaatcaattttttgtacatatacattaagcagtcgataccaagttgcgtaaaaatatgaactatacatatatatgctaattagccgttttaaggtttttggagttgtcatatagccataacgacagtgcattaggaaaaatttcacaatcttatattaaggtgtagagtccattttttaaggacatatgcactaagcaatctatactgagttgcgtaaaaatatgaactttacatgtttatgttaattagcctttttgaagtttttggagttgtcatatagccataacgacagtgtatttggaaaaatttcacaatcttatattaaggtgtagaatcgattttgtagtacatatgcactaagcaatcgataccaagttgcgtaaaaatatgatctatacatatttatgctaataagcctctttgaagttattggagttgccacataaccataatgacagtgaatttggaaaaatttcacaatcttatattaaggtgtagaatcgattttttagtgcatatgcactaagcaatcgataccaagttgcgtaaaaatatgaactatacatatttatgctaattaggtgttttgaggttattggagatgtcatatagccataacgacagtgcattaggaaaattttcgcaatcttatattaaggtgtagaatccattttttagtacatatacattaagcagtcgataccaagttgcgaaaaatatgaactatacatatatatgctaattagccgttttaaggtttttggagttgtcatatagccataacgacagtgtatttggaaaaatttcacaatcttatattaaggtgtagaatccattttttagtacatatacattcagcaatcgataccaagttgcgtaaaaatatgaactatacatatttatgctaattaaccgttttgaggttattggagatgtcatatagccataacgacagtgtatttggaaaaaattcacaatcttatatttattaaggcgtagaatcgattttgtagtacatatgcactaagtaaccgataccaagttgcgaaaaaatatgaagtatacatatttatgctaattaaccgttttgaggttattggagttttcatatagccataacgacagtgaatttggaaaaatttcacaatattatattaaggtgtagaatcgattttatagtacatatgcactaagcaatctataccaagctgcgtaaaaatacgaactatacatatttatgctaattaaccgttttgaggttattggagttgtcatatagccataacgacagtgtatttggaaaaatttcacaatcttatattaaggtgtagaatcgattttttagtacatatgcactaagcaatctataccaagttgcgtaaaaatatgaactatacatatttatgttaattagcctttttgaagttattggagatgtcatatagccgtaacgacagtgtatttggaaaaatttcacaatcttatattaaggtgtagaatcgattttttagtccatatgcactaagcaatcgataccaagttgcgtaaaaatatgaactatacatatttatgctaattaacccttttaaGGTTATTgaagatgtcatatagccataacgacagtgcatttggaaaaatttcgcaatcttatattacggtgtagaatcgattttttagtacatatacattaagcactcgataccaagttgggtaaaaatatgaactatatatatttatgctaattaaccgttttgaggttattggagttatcttatagccgtaacgacagttcatttggataaatttcacaatcttatattaaggcgtagaatccattttttagtacatatgcacttagcaatcgataccaagttgcgtaaaaatatgaactatacatatttatgctaattaaccgttttgagattattggagttgtcatatagccataacgacagtgtatttggaaaaatttcacaatcttatattaaggtgtagaatcgattttttagtacatatgcactaagtaaccgataccaagttgcgtaaaaatatgaactttacaaatttatactaattagctgttttgagtttattggagttgtcatatagtcatagcgacagtgaatttggaaaaatttcacaatcttatattaaggtgtagaatccattttttagtacatatacattaagcaatcgataccaagttgcgtaaaaatatgaactatacatatttatgctaattaaccgttttgaggttattggagatgtcatatagccataacgacagtgtatttggaaaaaattcacaatcttatattaaggcgtagaatcgattttgtagtacatatgcactaagtagccgataccaagttgcgtaaaaatatgaactatacatatttatgctaattacccgttttgaggttattggagatgtcatatagccgtaacgacagtgtatttggaaaaatttcacaatcttatattaaggtgtagaatccattttttagcacacatacattaagcactcgataccaagttgcgtaaaaatatgaactatacatatttatgctaattaacccttttgaggttattggagttgtcatatagccataacgacagtgtatttgaaaaaatttcacaatcttatattaaggtgtagaatcgattttttagtccatatgcactaaacaatctataccaagctgcgtaaaaatatgaactatacatatttatgctaattaaccattttgaggttattggagttgtcatatagccataacgacagtgtatttggaaaaatttcacaatcttatattaaggtgtagaatccattttttagcacacatacattaagcaatcgaaaccaagttgcgtaaaaatatgaacaatacatatttatgcttattagccgttttgaggttattggagatgtcatatagccataaagccagtgcattaggaaaaattacacaatcttatattaaggtgtagaatccattttttagtacatatacattaagcactcgataccaagttgcgtaaaaatatgaactttatatatttgtgcttattagccgttttgaggttattggagttatcatatagccgtaacgacagtgtatttggaaaaatttcacaatcttatattaaggtgtagaatccattttttagcacacatacattaagcactcgataccaggttgcgtaaaaatatgaactatacatgtttaatccaaacaaatactcctctgcattactcccacaaattacaaaaagtaatagaggcgtaatgtagaggagtatcaaccgccccaacttcacgcaacaggcgaaaaagGAGGAATGAAGGAGACGATTTTCCCGCGCTTTCACCAAAAAGGCATATTATTATCCCGCCAACACAGCAATAAAACAGAAGTGAACACGGAGACCAACTAAgcgaaatttattatattattatcaaacatacatacaagtgaaatACACAGTGAACACGGAAAGCGAAGGTGTGCCATCCCACgacaaaataaaacatttttcaactaCAACAAGTGAACAGGAAAATAAAACGGCCTAACAACAAAGtgaacaatttttatacaaagaatCAAAACGAAATATCAGCAATCACTCACAACCCAGCACACAAAAGGGAACAATATACTTAAAATCACaacaatacgtatgtatattaacacTGAACACTAACACTAGCTAATAAGAAATTAAgcacatttaataaatattggaaacacacacacacacccactcatatacttgtatatatccgcatttatattgaattaaagtttttataacGTTTGAACTCAAAATACtatcttttaattaaacgcaatcggccccatacgtcgacataccccgacattttggtccttcgagccggataattaaaagaaaaagtcttcgTGGGAATTTTACCAACAACATCGTTGGAGTCCCAACACCAAACCCAAAAGTTAAAAGAGTGCACCCAGCAAACAACAAGCCTGTAAGATAATCAACAAATACCCAAACTAATAACTCAAACccaaaacaaaacgaaattaacaaaaagcggAAAAATTGTAAGTGCGAcccatatttttcaatatattattataaagtgcaaatcatatttgttaaaaaatacccaattgtcaaattgtgtccttaagaatacttaagcataatttatttgctctattgggttgacaaaaatttgatttgcactatttaattatacatgcatacatacatacctgcatATACTTACCCAAGAgaagaagtgcaataataaaatatatgcatatattttgccgtcggctattgcattcttctcgttaaactaaaattacatataaataaatatacactcgCTAATACATACGAATAGCGCACCCATCCGCATTATATTTGTTGGTGACGAAAATTGCTAGCGAACAGCACGTCAAAAGACaaatacccagtaggaaaaagtgcaaaaccctgcaaaaattttatttatcggTTTTTTTGTTACGATTCAtcggaaatttaataatttcataattattaacCATCGGACACCATCgagataaaaacaataaaattaatttgaaattaaataaataaatcactatacaaaaagtttttaaagtttgttttcttaaattttcgtaACTCTACGcgatttatttttctcattcaacccaaatattaaatatatcttaCCCAAAGATGGAAATGGAAGAtttcaaaatcacaacaacGGATTTAATTGAATTCGTGGAAGACCATCTTCAGACCCAAAGTGAAGATGAATCGGTCTATACCCTCGAAATTAAAAGGGTCGAACTAAATTCGCTTTACGAAAAAGCAAAGCACTCATACGATGCGATCAGAAGAATTTCCCGCGAAAGTCATGAAACCATCGATTTctttaaagtgaaagaaaaataccaaaaaagttaCAGAATGTACCTCTCTTGCTTAGCTTCCATCAACGAAGATGTAGATGCGCGTAAAACACAAGTGTCAACCCAACCCATTAAGGAAAGGACTTCAGAAGCCACAATGATGGATTTCGCTCCTGCAGTTCACCTTCCACCATGCGACACCGACATCTTTTACGGAGATTACACAACTTGGCCCACCTTTCGGGATATGTTTACAGCCCTGTATATCCGTAACCCAAGGATTAGTAACGTGGAAAGACTCTTTCACCTTACTCAGAAGacccgaggagaagcaagaGAGGTTATTCAAAATGCACCCTTAACAAATGATGGTTTCATACTTGCCTGGAAAAATTTAGTCGACCAGTACGAAAATAAGAGGTTGCAGGTAAACACCCAATTAAAGACCCTTTTTAACCTACCCCAAGTAACTCAGGAAACAGGTTGTGCTATAAAAAGCTTACAACGTTCCGTTAATAacgttttaactaatttaaacaaCCTTGAGATTGACACACAAAGCTGGGATCCGATATTAATATATCTTTGTAGTTCCAAACTACCTAAACAAACTCTCGAAACCTTTGAATATACCCTAGCAGACAATTCAGAAATACCGACGTGGTcaaatttcgacaattttttaacCCACAAATACAAAACCCTCGAATCTGTTGGAAATTTCAAAGCTTCAGTAGCAAAATTACCCCCATTCCACACCGGTGCAGTTAAAAGAACAGATGAAAAGAAATACAACCCTTTTCATGCAAACGTGGCTGAAACGCCAATTGCTAGACCCTCTAATacccaaagaaataataatttcaactttactcAACATAATATAGATACAGAAAGCTGTAAGCTCTGCAAAAAGCAGCACCCTATTCGAGAATGTCCCAAATTTCTCGCAATGAATGTAGAGACACGTATCtccacaatcaaaaaatatggttattgCTATAACTGCTTGGCTATTTCACATAGCTACAAGAACTGTGTGAGTAAATTCTCGTGTCGTAAGtgtcacaaaaaacacaatactCTGATACACAGAGAATCCAGCCTTCGACCTGAATCCACTCCGGAAATACCAAACGTCACTAGTTCGAACCATGAAAACGCTTCAAGTACCGCACTACCCACCCaaagcacaaatacaaatcggcAAGCCTACACTACAACTATACAGTCCACTATATCATCAACCCAAGACCCACCCAACCCAAGTAGGAAGCAGATATTACTCGGTACTGCAATGGTTcaaatagaacataatggcCAGCGATATTCCGCGAGAGCCCTTATTGATTCAGGATCGGAAGCCACATTTATATCTCGAAGACTTCAGAGAAGCTTGGATATACCCACCCACTCTGTATCAGCCCAAGTGACCGGACTAAACAATGCAGTTTCAGCAACACCAACGAACATCTGTGAAATCACGCTTTGCTCACccttaaacacaaattataagcTATCAGCACAGGCATTTATACTAAATAGCCTAACTGATAATTTACCCTCATACCCTATAGATCCAAAGCAGTGTCTTAAAAATCTTGGATTCCCTTTAGCCGACACCCAATTTCACAAACCCAGACCCGTGGATATACTAATCGGCAGTGATATCTATCCAAGTATTTTACTCAATGGAGTAAAGAGGAACATACTAGGTTCACTCTTAGCTCAAGAGACAGAATTCGGATGGATATTGTCCGGACCCATAACCCAACCCTCCCAAAATTCCGCCATAGTATCATTTCACAATAAAGTGAATCCCGAGAGTCTTCTCACACGTTTTTGGGAGGTGGAGGAAATCCCAAAGGAATCCGTAGTTTCCAAATCGGACCAAATTTGTgaggaaattttccaaaaaactaccCGTCGTAATCCAGATGGGCGCTATATAGTAACCCTACCCTTCAAAGAACCCGACAATATTGATATCGGACAATCTAGACATATAGCGTTGGCCCAATTCCTCAGAAATGAAcgagctttacttaaaaaacccgAAGTGAAAGCAGAATACGACAAAGCAATCATGGAATATTTGGAACTCGGACAAATGAAGAAAGTAGAGTATGACCCTTCTGGTAAAGCGACCCAATACTACTTACCACACCACGCGGTCATTAAACCCGACCGTATAACCACGAAATTGCGTGTGGTATTTAACGCATCTTGCCCCACGTCAAATCACAAAAGCTTGAATGACGTCTTACATATCGGGCCTACTTTACAGAAAGACCTTGTCATTCTGATAACAAATTGGCGACTCTTCCAATTCGTTTTTAATGCAGATATTCAGAAAATGTACCGGCAAATACTCGTAGACCCTAAACACACTCGGTTCCAAAGGATATTATTTAGGAAGTCCCCGGAAGACACAATAGAAGACTTCGAATTGCAAACAGTCACGTTCGGCATAAATTGTGCACCGTATCTAGCAATCCGGACCCTCATGAAACTTGCCGATGATATAGAAGAAACCCACCCATTAGCAGCCAAAATACTTCGCCAGGAAatgtatgtagacgatgttTTAGCCGGAACACATAACCTGACCACGGCAAAGTCAGCACGAGATGAACTTATTTCCGCTCTGAAGACCCCAGGATTCGCTCTGGGAAAATGGACCTCCAATGACCCACACATTCTGAAAGGACTTCCACAGGATCATCTTTTAGAGACAGAAACACTCAATCTTTCGGAACCCGAGAACACCAAAACCCtgggcattcgatggaactccaAAAAGGATTCATTTTTCTTCCTCGTCAACCCAATGGAGAAAAAACCCGCATACACCAAACGAGAAGTTTTATCAgccatagcaaaattgtttgaccCAGCCGGTTGGCTTAGTCCAATAATAATCacggcaaaaataattatgcaacaaatatggCTGGATAAAACTGACTGGGATGAAAGCCTGAAACCCCTCACCCTTCATCGATGGAACAGCTTCGTAAAGGATTACGACAACAtcaacaaaattgaaataccCAGGTGGACCCATTTTAACCCAACAGCCACCATTGAATTCCACGGTTTCTCTGATGCTTCAGAAAAAGCATATGCCGCGACACTTTATATAAGGGTTTCAGTTGGAGACAAAATATGGACAACTCTCTTAGTGTCAAAAACAAGAGTTGCTCCCATTAAAACCGTATCCCTACCCAGATTGGAACTCTGCGGAGCGGTTCTACTGGCTAACCTTTTTAACTCTACCCTACCCCAACTACACCTaacccaatataaaaattatttttggactgaCTCAACCATAGTTCTTGCTTGGTTAAACAAACCACCCTGTTCATGGACCACTTTCGTTTCACATCGAGTAGCTGCAATCACCGAGAAAGTGGGAGTCGATAATTGGAACCATGTGGAAAGCCAAGACAATCCCGCAGACTTGGCAAGCCGAGGATGTACACCCACCGATCTATTGAATTACAACCTCTGGTGGCATGGACCCCAATGGCTacaacacgaaaaggagcaTTTTCCAGCATCGGAGAAAACATACAACACTACCGTGGAGTTCAAACCCGTTAAGACGTTTGCGATAACCACCCAAGAGGATATACTAGAAAGGTTTTCCTCATTCCCCAG belongs to Bactrocera dorsalis isolate Fly_Bdor unplaced genomic scaffold, ASM2337382v1 BdCtg084, whole genome shotgun sequence and includes:
- the LOC125780108 gene encoding uncharacterized protein LOC125780108, whose amino-acid sequence is MNVETRISTIKKYGYCYNCLAISHSYKNCVSKFSCRKCHKKHNTLIHRESSLRPESTPEIPNVTSSNHENASSTALPTQSTNTNRQAYTTTIQSTISSTQDPPNPSRKQILLGTAMVQIEHNGQRYSARALIDSGSEATFISRRLQRSLDIPTHSVSAQVTGLNNAVSATPTNICEITLCSPLNTNYKLSAQAFILNSLTDNLPSYPIDPKQCLKNLGFPLADTQFHKPRPVDILIGSDIYPSILLNGVKRNILGSLLAQETEFGWILSGPITQPSQNSAIVSFHNKVNPESLLTRFWEVEEIPKESVVSKSDQICEEIFQKTTRRNPDGRYIVTLPFKEPDNIDIGQSRHIALAQFLRNERALLKKPEVKAEYDKAIMEYLELGQMKKVEYDPSGKATQYYLPHHAVIKPDRITTKLRVVFNASCPTSNHKSLNDVLHIGPTLQKDLVILITNWRLFQFVFNADIQKMYRQILVDPKHTRFQRILFRKSPEDTIEDFELQTVTFGINCAPYLAIRTLMKLADDIEETHPLAAKILRQEMYVDDVLAGTHNLTTAKSARDELISALKTPGFALGKWTSNDPHILKGLPQDHLLETETLNLSEPENTKTLGIRWNSKKDSFFFLVNPMEKKPAYTKREVLSAIAKLFDPAGWLSPIIITAKIIMQQIWLDKTDWDESLKPLTLHRWNSFVKDYDNINKIEIPSEMAPTITNSPKPRSMSPTITNSPKPRRMSSAISNRSRSATRSITPISEDETISRRIQRFKSTLPTIRDEKECDDRTTRKTISHRRKHTSSRHVACGICKKDHRLVTCATYSAYNINKKYEALHKLPKKPYERDLSDDVQMRFEHLVLADPQFHSNREITLEIGADVYPQIIRNGLFKPDNGTVVAQNTAFGWTLTGTI